The sequence below is a genomic window from Halobacteriovorax sp. GB3.
TTTCTGCATTCGCAAGAGTGCTTAATGCAATCGCTGAACAAAAAGAGCAAGGTGGAGAAGCTGCACCAGCTACTGAAGAAGCTACAGCTGAATAAGTTTATTATTAATTATTATTATTTCTAAAAAGAAAAAGATTTTAAGTTTATAGGAGAATGTTATGTCTATCACTAACGAGCAACTAATTGAAAAAATTTCAAATATGACAGTTCTAGAAGTATCTGAACTAGTTAAAGAACTAGAAGACAAATTTGGTGTATCAGCTGCTCCAGTAGCTGTTGCTGGTGCTGCAGGTGGTGCTGCTGCTGAAGAAAAAACTGAATTTGACGTAATTCTTGCCGAAGCAGGTGCTAAGAAGATCAACGTAATTAAAGAAGTACGTGGTATCACAGGACTTGGTCTTAAAGAAGCTAAAGAACTAGTTGAAGGTGCACCTAAGACTGTTAAAGAAGCAGTTGCTAAAGACGAAGCAG
It includes:
- the rplL gene encoding 50S ribosomal protein L7/L12, encoding MSITNEQLIEKISNMTVLEVSELVKELEDKFGVSAAPVAVAGAAGGAAAEEKTEFDVILAEAGAKKINVIKEVRGITGLGLKEAKELVEGAPKTVKEAVAKDEAEEIKKKLEAAGAKVEVK